The genome window TTTTACGCCTGAACATTTAATCTCGACGCGTTGTCATCTGCTTCACGTCTTGCGCGTGCTTCCTGATCTGCTGCAACTTTAGTTATCATGCTGTCATATAACATTTTCCAGAGTCCTGCACCATCAGAACGTGCAACTAAATCATCTGTCGCCATTTCTAGCGATAACTCCTCCATTTGCTTCCATGGCCGGCCCTGATCTGAACCGCTGATAGATCTTGCTGACTTCTGCATATCCTTCCAAAGTTTAGCCCATAAAAGCGACTCGAACTGTTGACAGGTTTCCTTTAATTTTTTTGCCTCGGCGGTCTTGTGAACTTCAGGATTAACGTTATTATCTACAACTCTTACCGGACTCGTATAAATCAAAATTTTCACGCCCTTTTTTACATCGTAACTAATTCGCCATGAAGAGCTCCGGCCTTGTCGATTGCCTGCAAAATCGAAATAATATCGCGCGGAGTAGCTCCCAATGAATTTAAGACTCTCACCATATCGCGCACTGTAGTTGTAGCGGGCATTGCTATCATGCTTGTACCCTGTTCATCGGCTGTTATATCTGTACGCATTGTAACAATCGGAGGCGCAAGAGGGTTATCAGGCTGAATTACATTTGCGGTGTCAGCTACTTCAACCGTTAAATTTCCGTGAGCGACTCCGACTGCGCTGATTCTGACATTGCCGCCCATTACAACTGTTCCGGTTCTCTCATTGACTGCGACTTTTGCGGGAGTATCGGGTTCAATTTCAAGAGTTCCCATGTTCGCGAGAAAAGCCGAGGGAGCCTGCACATATTGACCGGGCAAATTTACTTCGACTCTAGCTGCGTCGACTGCAAAAGCTACAACGCCATAGACTCTATTAATTGCGTCTGCGATTCTCTGCGCTGTCGTGAAATCAGGTTCACGCAACAATAAAGCAACTTGGCCGCCGGTTGTGAAATCTGACGGGACTTCACGCTCAACAATTGCGCCGTTATGGACTCTTCCTGCTGTAGGGACATTTTGAGTCCTTGATGCTGCTGCACCCTGAGCACTTCCTCCGCCGACCATGACAGGGCCTTGTGCAACTGCGTAAACTTGTCCGTCTGCTGCTCTTAACGGTGCTTGAATGAGCATTCCTCCCTGAAGGCTTGAAGCGTTACCCATTGTATTAACGTTCACGTCAATATTTTGTCCGGGTCTTGCATAAGGAGGAAGAGTCGCCGTTACTGCAACAACCGCAATATTTCGAGTCCTTACTGAGCGTGCGTCGAGTGTAACTCCGAAATTTCGCATTAAATTACGCATCATTTGTATAGCCATTTGTGAATTATCGCCGGTGCCGTTCAAGCCTGTAACGAGTCCGATTCCTGTTAACTGGTTTCCGCGTGCGCCTTCTACTTCTGTAATATCTTTGATTCTGACATTAGGATTTACGCGCGAAAAGTCCATATCCTGCAAATTAACGGCAGCAAATGAACTCGACGATAACGCAATTATAAGCGCGATTGAAATTATAAATTTTTTCATGACTCTAGAATATAGTTAATAAAATTTGTGAGATAATGCCGGGCTTCTGAGTGCGAGACATTATGCCCCTGCCTTTTACGGCGATTTCTGCATTTGCTACTAACTGGCTGC of Synergistaceae bacterium contains these proteins:
- a CDS encoding flagellar basal body P-ring protein FlgI, whose amino-acid sequence is MKKFIISIALIIALSSSSFAAVNLQDMDFSRVNPNVRIKDITEVEGARGNQLTGIGLVTGLNGTGDNSQMAIQMMRNLMRNFGVTLDARSVRTRNIAVVAVTATLPPYARPGQNIDVNVNTMGNASSLQGGMLIQAPLRAADGQVYAVAQGPVMVGGGSAQGAAASRTQNVPTAGRVHNGAIVEREVPSDFTTGGQVALLLREPDFTTAQRIADAINRVYGVVAFAVDAARVEVNLPGQYVQAPSAFLANMGTLEIEPDTPAKVAVNERTGTVVMGGNVRISAVGVAHGNLTVEVADTANVIQPDNPLAPPIVTMRTDITADEQGTSMIAMPATTTVRDMVRVLNSLGATPRDIISILQAIDKAGALHGELVTM